One genomic segment of Alosa sapidissima isolate fAloSap1 chromosome 13, fAloSap1.pri, whole genome shotgun sequence includes these proteins:
- the r3hcc1 gene encoding R3H and coiled-coil domain-containing protein 1 — MTEEDEEEEEGGGGTPDKPESNSVGTLAFPCVDGCYLPKQENVFVHTVLDELDAFQQRDDQKSVLLFPPLPSRLRYLIHRTVENHLNLSTFSVGEGWCRRVVVCFSHLRLPSEDDSDTDSSAYEAPPSRYDQPMESSRAGEGLSERRHSRGRGARRPDQAIYVPRALRERSGGGGGDQQGVTTSSPAERADSVSSTLSLSTSDTSESCSDSAAANQHPALDPLDESGGQELFVPLSGSDPCPWPPAWDQTVSYFVSMSLDDQVDEEQEEEEEEEEDASVRSSSNTGAPPSIASSSTESTAGNLTHEILAKLTEEDIGIEPVQYDYSSFENVWLNEEDFSHVIEIYDFPAMFKTDDLMDAFSDYSGGGMKIKWVDNTHALGVFSNETAAAQALSIRHPLLKTRPLSKASKKSKGKAVRRAEFIQPVKERPRTDTAVARRMVTRALGLQRGGTRGKRF; from the exons AATCCAACTCTGTGGGCACACTGGCGTTTCCCTGTGTTGATGGCTGCTACCTCCCTAAACAAGAAAATGTATTTGTCCATACGGTGCTCGACGAGCTGGATGCCTTTCAACAGAGAGACGACCAGAAgag TGTCCTTCTCTTTCCACCTCTTCCAAGTCGACTTCGCTACTTGATCCACAGAACGGTTGAGAACCACCTCAACCTCAGTACTTTTTCTGTCGGGGAAGGCTGGTGTCGCAGAGTGGTAGTCTGCTTCTCCCACCTCAG GTTGCCATCTGAGGACGACAGCGACACCGACTCCAGTGCATATGAGGCTCCTCCCAGCCGGTACGATCAGCCAATGGAGAGCAGCCGAGCCGGGGAAGGGTTGTCGGAGCGGCGGCATTCCCGCGGCCGAGGGGCACGTCGTCCTGACCAGGCCATCTACGTCCCGCGGGCGCTGAGGGAGCGCAGTGGCGGCGGCGGGGGGGATCAGCAGGGGGTCACAACCTCATCTCCTGCGGAGCGCGCGGATAGCGTCTCGTCCACCCTCAGCCTCAGCACCTCCGACACCTCGGAATCCTGCTCCGACTCCGCCGCAGCCAATCAGCACCCAGCGCTGGACCCGCTCGACGAATCGGGCGGTCAGGAACTGTTTGTGCCGTTGTCGGGCTCGGACCCCTGCCCCTGGCCCCCAGCGTGGGACCAGACGGTGTCGTACTTCGTCAGCATGAGTTTGGACGACCAGGTGgatgaggagcaggaggaggaagaggaggaggaggaagacgcGAGTGTTAGAAGCAGCAGCAACACAGGCGCGCCTCCCTCCATCGCCTCCAGCAGCACGGAGAGCACAGCAGGAAACCTGACCCACGAG ATCCTGGCAAAGCTGACGGAGGAAGACATCGGCATTGAGCCAGTGCAGTATGATTACTCTTCCTTTGAGAACGTGTGGCTCAACGAGGAAGATTTCTCTCACGTCATTGAGATCTATGACTTCCCTGCCATGTTTAAAACCGATGACCTGATGGACGCATTCAGTGATTACAG CGGCGGAGGTATGAAGATCAAGTGGGTGGACAACACGCATGCGCTCGGCGTTTTCTCAAATGAAACAGCAG ctGCACAGGCCCTGTCCATCAGACACCCTCTACTGAAGACCCGCCCTCTCTCAAAGGCCAGCAAGAAGTCCAAAGGGAAAGCCGTCAGGCGAGCAG AGTTCATCCAGCCGGTAAAGGAGCGGCCGCGCACAGACACGGCAGTAGCACGCCGCATGGTTACCCGAGCCCTGGGACTGCAGCGCGGGGGAACCAGAGGCAAACGCTTCTGA